In a single window of the Candidatus Lernaella stagnicola genome:
- the lpxI gene encoding UDP-2,3-diacylglucosamine diphosphatase LpxI (LpxI, functionally equivalent to LpxH, replaces it in LPS biosynthesis in a minority of bacteria.), translated as MATKAPLGILAGAGKMPLMAAKTVRAAGRPVVAVQFAETGQKKLGRYCDQCVTLSVGHAGAMLDYFTQHGVKEILLIGKVDKQLNFADIEFDAAALTMLARLPDRQDSSLFGVIADELKSRGMRVAKQTIILADLLVPEGHLAGPTPGDKVARDIALGFEVATAVAGYDIGQAVAVKAGTVIAVEAFEHTDACVRRAGKLAGRGLTVCKVSRPKQDPRFDVPTIGPSTISTLARVGATALAVEAGAVLLLEPEKVYAAADAHAISLVGVSQS; from the coding sequence GTGGCGACAAAAGCCCCTCTCGGAATATTGGCCGGCGCGGGCAAAATGCCGCTCATGGCCGCGAAGACCGTTCGCGCGGCCGGGCGGCCGGTCGTCGCCGTGCAATTCGCCGAAACGGGTCAAAAGAAACTCGGCCGGTATTGCGACCAATGCGTCACGTTAAGCGTCGGCCACGCCGGGGCGATGCTTGACTACTTTACCCAACACGGCGTCAAAGAAATATTGCTGATCGGCAAGGTCGACAAGCAGTTGAATTTCGCCGATATCGAGTTCGACGCCGCCGCTCTGACCATGCTGGCCCGGCTGCCCGATCGCCAGGATTCTTCCCTGTTCGGCGTGATCGCCGATGAGTTGAAGAGCCGCGGTATGCGTGTGGCGAAACAGACGATTATCCTCGCCGATTTACTCGTTCCCGAAGGCCACTTGGCAGGGCCGACCCCGGGGGATAAAGTCGCGCGCGATATCGCTTTAGGATTCGAAGTGGCAACCGCCGTCGCCGGCTACGACATCGGCCAGGCCGTGGCCGTGAAGGCCGGGACGGTGATCGCCGTGGAAGCCTTCGAGCATACTGACGCGTGCGTACGCCGCGCGGGAAAGCTCGCCGGAAGAGGCCTGACCGTGTGCAAAGTTTCGCGGCCGAAGCAAGACCCGCGCTTCGACGTGCCGACCATCGGGCCGAGTACGATCTCGACCCTGGCGCGTGTTGGGGCGACGGCGCTGGCGGTGGAGGCCGGGGCCGTGTTGCTGCTCGAACCCGAGAAAGTCTATGCCGCGGCGGACGCCCATGCGATTTCGCTTGTCGGCGTTTCGCAATCGTAA
- a CDS encoding Gfo/Idh/MocA family oxidoreductase: MTQTPEKIRAGVVGVGHMGRYHVVAYSELFKVEVIGVCDTDPEKAEATAAPFNYPWFTDYRNLFGKVDVVSIAVPTELHFAVAKDFLEHDIHVLLEKPVTPTLAEAEQLFELAAKRNLALHIGHVERFNGALQEMKKIISNPFLVESRRIGPWTGRSVQTGVVMDLMIHDIDIVLNLVDKPVADLHVMGRKVRSDYEDIVSLHIDFENGAMGSLLASRVSEEKIRTLDVQQRDAYIHLDYATQDIQIHRGASSSYQIMSNSLNYRQESVIERLFVHRGNPLKHEIQHFLDNAMANGDRLISVDKELRSLKVALKVLEKIRDA; this comes from the coding sequence TTGACGCAAACACCTGAGAAAATTCGCGCCGGAGTCGTCGGTGTCGGTCACATGGGCCGTTACCACGTCGTAGCCTACAGCGAACTGTTCAAAGTCGAAGTGATCGGCGTCTGCGACACCGACCCCGAAAAGGCCGAAGCCACCGCCGCGCCGTTTAACTACCCGTGGTTCACCGACTACCGCAACCTGTTCGGTAAGGTAGACGTCGTGTCCATCGCCGTACCCACCGAACTGCATTTCGCGGTCGCCAAGGATTTCCTTGAGCACGATATCCACGTCTTGCTGGAAAAGCCGGTTACGCCGACCCTCGCCGAAGCCGAGCAACTTTTCGAACTGGCCGCCAAGCGCAATCTCGCGCTGCACATCGGCCACGTCGAGCGTTTCAACGGCGCGTTGCAGGAAATGAAAAAGATTATCAGCAATCCGTTTTTGGTCGAGAGCCGCCGCATCGGCCCGTGGACCGGGCGCAGCGTCCAAACCGGCGTCGTGATGGACCTGATGATTCACGACATCGATATCGTCCTGAATCTGGTCGACAAACCCGTGGCCGACCTGCACGTCATGGGCCGCAAGGTGCGAAGCGATTACGAGGACATCGTCAGCCTGCATATCGATTTTGAAAACGGCGCGATGGGCTCGTTGCTCGCCAGCCGTGTCAGCGAAGAGAAGATCCGCACCCTGGACGTGCAGCAACGCGACGCCTACATCCACTTGGATTACGCCACACAAGACATTCAAATCCACCGCGGCGCCAGCAGCAGCTACCAGATCATGAGCAACTCGCTGAACTACCGCCAGGAAAGCGTCATCGAACGTTTGTTCGTACACCGCGGCAACCCGCTCAAGCACGAGATTCAGCACTTTCTCGACAACGCCATGGCCAACGGCGACCGGCTGATCAGCGTCGATAAGGAATTGCGCAGCTTGAAAGTCGCGCTCAAAGTGCTCGAGAAAATTCGGGATGCGTAA
- the lpxA gene encoding acyl-ACP--UDP-N-acetylglucosamine O-acyltransferase — protein sequence MNVALIHPTAIIDPKAELGEGVQVGPFCVIEADTVVGAGSRLESHAVIRRWTTVGQNNVVKAGTVLGGDPQHLSYRGEKTELVIGNDNWFGEYATMHRATSPDTPTRIGDHNYFMAYSHVGHDCRVGNHVVLTNCAGLAGHCHIEDRVLLGGYSGAHQGVRIGTMAMLGGGALTGRDVCPYLVMQGAPAQPRGLNIIGMQRNGVDKAARRALQQMYRIIFLLPLSLPNAIDKVCAEVPLVPEVERFLDFIAASERGIARRKER from the coding sequence GTGAACGTGGCGCTCATCCACCCCACCGCGATCATCGATCCGAAAGCCGAGTTGGGCGAGGGCGTCCAGGTGGGTCCGTTCTGCGTGATCGAAGCCGACACCGTGGTAGGCGCGGGCTCTCGCCTGGAGTCGCACGCGGTGATCCGCCGGTGGACGACGGTCGGCCAGAACAATGTCGTGAAGGCCGGGACCGTGCTGGGCGGCGACCCGCAGCATCTGTCCTACCGCGGCGAAAAGACCGAATTGGTAATCGGAAATGACAACTGGTTCGGCGAGTACGCGACGATGCACCGCGCCACGTCGCCCGACACGCCGACTCGTATCGGCGATCACAACTACTTCATGGCATACAGCCACGTGGGGCACGATTGCCGCGTGGGTAACCACGTCGTTTTGACCAACTGCGCCGGTCTGGCCGGGCATTGTCACATCGAGGATCGCGTGCTGCTCGGCGGTTACTCCGGGGCCCATCAGGGAGTGCGCATCGGCACGATGGCCATGCTCGGCGGCGGTGCGCTGACCGGCAGGGACGTGTGTCCCTATCTCGTCATGCAGGGCGCGCCGGCTCAACCGCGCGGTCTTAACATCATCGGCATGCAACGCAACGGCGTCGACAAAGCGGCGCGGCGAGCGTTACAGCAGATGTATCGCATCATCTTTCTATTACCGCTGTCGCTACCCAATGCGATCGATAAAGTATGCGCTGAGGTACCGCTGGTGCCCGAAGTGGAGCGCTTTCTCGACTTCATCGCGGCCAGCGAACGCGGCATTGCCAGGAGGAAGGAACGTTGA
- the lpxD gene encoding UDP-3-O-(3-hydroxymyristoyl)glucosamine N-acyltransferase — protein MKLHELATLLGGRLCGDGEVEVTGIAQVDDVREDEITFVDDTRYLAAVADRTPAAVLVSEEIPDLNLTQIIVPEPRLAAMQAAAVFVPEPTFAPGVDTGALCDASATIDPTATVMAGAYVGPRAQVGARSVIMPQVYVGADAVVGADCRLHSGTRVGDRCRLGDRVICHFNVAIGGDGYGYFRSADEHVKIPQKGIAVIEDDVEIGANSCVDRATFGRTVVGAGTKIDNLVQVAHNCLIGKRCLLIAQVGLAGSVVVGDDTILAGRVAVVPHGRIGKGCVVGPLSGVTKDLPDGSVVAGMPAKNHMDWKRELAALTKMPTALKTLKRLERRVDELEGK, from the coding sequence ATGAAGTTGCACGAGTTGGCTACGCTGCTCGGTGGGCGGCTTTGCGGCGACGGCGAAGTGGAAGTGACCGGTATCGCGCAGGTCGACGACGTGCGCGAGGACGAAATCACTTTCGTCGACGACACACGATACTTGGCGGCGGTAGCTGACCGCACGCCGGCCGCTGTCCTGGTCAGCGAAGAAATCCCCGATCTGAACCTCACGCAGATCATCGTGCCGGAACCGCGACTGGCTGCCATGCAGGCCGCCGCGGTCTTCGTGCCTGAACCTACCTTCGCTCCTGGCGTCGACACCGGCGCCTTGTGCGACGCCTCCGCGACCATCGACCCGACCGCTACGGTGATGGCCGGAGCGTACGTCGGCCCGCGGGCGCAAGTAGGCGCGCGCAGCGTCATCATGCCGCAGGTGTATGTCGGCGCCGACGCTGTCGTCGGAGCGGATTGCCGCCTGCATTCCGGCACCCGCGTCGGAGATCGCTGCCGATTGGGCGACCGCGTGATTTGCCACTTCAACGTGGCGATCGGCGGTGACGGCTACGGTTACTTCCGCTCGGCCGACGAACACGTGAAGATTCCCCAAAAGGGCATTGCCGTCATCGAAGACGACGTGGAAATCGGCGCGAATTCGTGCGTCGATCGAGCGACATTCGGGCGCACGGTTGTGGGCGCGGGCACGAAAATCGACAACCTCGTGCAAGTCGCGCACAACTGCCTGATCGGCAAGCGCTGCCTGCTGATTGCGCAAGTCGGGTTGGCCGGTTCGGTGGTCGTCGGGGATGACACCATCCTCGCCGGGCGCGTTGCGGTCGTGCCCCACGGGCGTATCGGCAAAGGCTGCGTCGTCGGCCCGCTGAGCGGCGTTACGAAGGATCTGCCCGATGGGTCGGTCGTCGCCGGCATGCCGGCCAAGAACCACATGGATTGGAAACGGGAACTGGCAGCGTTGACCAAAATGCCGACCGCGCTCAAGACCCTCAAGCGCCTCGAACGCCGTGTGGACGAACTGGAAGGGAAGTGA
- a CDS encoding OmpH family outer membrane protein, which yields MRKWIIVSVCLLAVAVATPAWAGKVGFVDLQRVLELTSQGQQISRDIEARQSEAKIKLKKMELEFVALRDSYEKTKDALTDEAKGQKQQELQQMLGKLQQGGYKAQMDLEAFKLENFRTVIAKVKGVAEKIAGEKGFDLVLLKVEDVMTEGSVVLYGSSSVDLTDEVVRRMNQ from the coding sequence ATGCGAAAATGGATTATTGTCTCCGTCTGCCTGCTCGCGGTGGCCGTGGCCACGCCGGCGTGGGCCGGTAAGGTGGGTTTCGTCGATTTGCAGCGCGTTCTCGAACTGACTTCCCAGGGGCAGCAGATCAGCCGGGATATCGAGGCGCGGCAAAGCGAAGCGAAAATCAAGTTGAAGAAAATGGAACTCGAATTCGTGGCACTGCGCGACAGCTACGAGAAGACCAAAGACGCGCTAACCGACGAAGCCAAGGGCCAAAAGCAGCAGGAATTGCAGCAAATGTTAGGGAAACTGCAGCAAGGCGGGTACAAGGCGCAGATGGACCTCGAGGCGTTCAAACTCGAAAACTTCCGCACCGTCATCGCCAAAGTAAAAGGCGTCGCCGAAAAAATCGCCGGTGAAAAAGGCTTCGATCTCGTACTGCTTAAAGTCGAAGACGTCATGACCGAAGGCTCGGTCGTGCTGTACGGTTCAAGCTCGGTCGACCTGACCGACGAGGTCGTCCGCCGTATGAACCAATAA
- the bamA gene encoding outer membrane protein assembly factor BamA, with translation MKVRFALILVLFVCGLASAAVAQTTTEIITDIRIEGSKRIEDDAILAALETRPGDLLDSMTIDADLRAIFELGFFADVRIELEDAPRGKTMVIVVEEKPAVKEFVFEGNDKVKDDKIEEIVDLKPNTILSIAKIKENIERVRQLYEAEGFFMVDIGYEIEPLPNNRVKVVIRITEYRKIFLKRIDFVGNNAFTDEELRKVLQTKQGHVFSFMGNSGVYRETMFAQDLQLLRMYYANAGYFVQIGQPVVSLSADRRWMYVSVAINEGPQYYVESVDIEGELLFKKEDLMELISVEVGEVFNRGEFDKSLDKLKNRYTDVGYAFADIEPGVEPDPQTRRVRIKFTVNKGKLAYIERIEILGNDRTRDKVLRRELFIKEGDLFSGPGIRASKALLMRRGYFDEVSVKWKRGSREDLVVVVIEVAEKMQGQFIIGVGFSSLENFVGTAQISHNNLFGYGWKFSLQGELGQYRTNGTIRFREPYLLDTRWIFGLSLNYTDRDYFSFQRLDKAAIVSLGRPLYLDIQAHLAYTYQDVDIRNVASNASLFLTLQEGRKTTTSARGTLQRDTVNHPFDPTDGSRLSFSTEWASESFGGDLNFLKYTAMGRRYVPVVWGIAIMVNGEAGYADNLDSGRLPVTERYFLGGLNSVRGFFSRSLGPRETSVIPRNLANPATTTAEVESVIGGNKYLQGNIELLIPIIKQIGIKGVLFYDVGNAFVEEDWYDFRDLRQSWGFGVRWISPIGPLRFEWGFPLYKRDDEENQVFEFGIGTFF, from the coding sequence GTGAAGGTTCGTTTCGCCCTGATTTTGGTCCTATTCGTTTGCGGGCTCGCCTCGGCGGCCGTGGCGCAGACGACGACGGAGATCATCACCGACATTCGCATCGAGGGAAGCAAACGTATCGAAGACGACGCCATACTTGCGGCCCTCGAAACCCGCCCCGGCGACCTGCTCGACTCCATGACCATCGACGCGGATTTGCGGGCCATATTTGAACTCGGATTTTTCGCCGACGTGCGCATCGAACTCGAAGACGCTCCCCGCGGGAAGACGATGGTGATCGTCGTCGAGGAAAAACCGGCGGTTAAGGAGTTCGTGTTCGAGGGCAACGACAAGGTCAAGGACGACAAGATCGAAGAAATTGTCGATCTCAAACCGAACACGATTCTGTCGATCGCGAAAATCAAAGAAAACATCGAACGCGTGCGGCAGCTTTACGAGGCCGAGGGCTTTTTCATGGTCGATATCGGCTACGAAATCGAGCCCTTGCCGAACAACCGCGTCAAGGTCGTCATTCGTATTACGGAATACCGCAAAATCTTCTTGAAGCGCATCGATTTCGTCGGTAACAACGCCTTCACCGACGAGGAACTGCGCAAAGTGCTGCAGACCAAGCAGGGGCATGTGTTCAGCTTCATGGGCAACAGCGGCGTCTACCGCGAAACCATGTTTGCGCAGGATCTGCAACTGCTGCGCATGTATTACGCGAACGCGGGTTACTTCGTACAAATCGGGCAGCCGGTCGTCTCGCTGTCGGCCGATCGACGCTGGATGTACGTGTCGGTGGCGATCAACGAGGGGCCGCAGTACTACGTGGAAAGCGTCGACATCGAAGGCGAACTGCTGTTCAAAAAAGAAGACCTGATGGAACTGATCAGCGTAGAGGTCGGCGAGGTCTTCAACCGCGGGGAATTCGACAAATCCCTCGACAAATTGAAGAACCGCTACACCGACGTTGGCTACGCATTCGCCGACATCGAGCCCGGCGTCGAACCCGATCCGCAGACCCGCCGCGTGCGCATCAAGTTCACGGTAAACAAGGGCAAACTCGCCTACATTGAGCGAATCGAAATACTAGGCAACGACCGCACGCGCGATAAGGTTCTCCGCCGCGAGCTCTTTATTAAGGAAGGTGACCTCTTTTCCGGTCCGGGCATCCGCGCATCCAAGGCGCTGCTGATGCGGCGGGGCTACTTCGACGAAGTATCCGTCAAATGGAAACGCGGCAGCCGCGAGGACTTGGTGGTCGTGGTCATTGAAGTTGCTGAGAAGATGCAGGGGCAGTTCATCATCGGCGTAGGCTTCTCGAGTTTGGAGAATTTTGTCGGCACGGCGCAGATCAGCCACAACAACTTGTTCGGCTACGGCTGGAAGTTCTCGCTGCAAGGCGAACTCGGTCAATATCGCACGAACGGCACCATCCGTTTCCGCGAACCGTACCTGCTGGATACGCGCTGGATCTTCGGCCTTTCACTTAACTACACCGACCGCGATTACTTCTCGTTCCAGCGGCTGGACAAGGCGGCGATTGTCAGCCTCGGTCGCCCCTTGTATCTGGATATCCAGGCGCACTTGGCCTACACCTACCAAGATGTCGATATCCGCAACGTCGCCAGTAACGCGTCTTTGTTCTTGACGCTGCAAGAAGGCCGCAAAACGACCACAAGTGCCCGCGGCACGTTGCAGCGCGATACCGTCAACCATCCTTTCGATCCGACCGACGGCTCGCGGCTCTCATTCTCCACCGAATGGGCCAGCGAATCATTCGGCGGCGATCTGAACTTCCTCAAATACACCGCCATGGGCCGGCGCTACGTGCCGGTTGTGTGGGGCATTGCGATCATGGTCAACGGCGAGGCGGGATACGCCGACAACCTCGATTCCGGACGTTTGCCGGTGACCGAGCGTTACTTCCTCGGCGGCCTCAACAGCGTGCGCGGCTTCTTCTCGCGCAGCTTGGGCCCGCGGGAAACCAGCGTCATCCCGCGCAACCTGGCCAATCCGGCCACGACAACCGCCGAAGTGGAAAGCGTCATCGGCGGCAACAAATACCTGCAGGGCAACATTGAGCTGCTCATTCCGATCATCAAGCAGATCGGCATCAAGGGCGTGTTGTTCTACGACGTGGGCAATGCTTTTGTGGAAGAAGACTGGTATGATTTTCGGGATCTCCGTCAAAGCTGGGGGTTTGGTGTCCGATGGATCAGTCCAATCGGACCGTTGCGCTTTGAATGGGGTTTCCCGCTGTATAAACGCGATGACGAAGAGAATCAGGTGTTCGAGTTTGGTATCGGCACCTTCTTCTAG
- a CDS encoding ABC transporter ATP-binding protein codes for MALLETKNLTKTYFDVGAPIEVLRGVNLNMPQGDMLAVVGESGAGKSTLLYVIGGLEHPTSGQVYFDDRLVNGSADNDSTLPHGKTDTTSEPAPARPRPYKTDAALSAFRNRSIGFVFQFHGLIPEFDSLENTMMPALIAGLDRKAAADRATEKLEKLGLGDRLAHKPGELSGGEQQRVAFARALVMEPQLILADEPTGNLDIATGEKLWDLMFKINEIWQASFIVVTHNERLAGRLPRVCRLTDGRLEEAS; via the coding sequence ATGGCATTGCTGGAAACCAAAAACCTGACCAAAACCTACTTCGATGTCGGTGCGCCGATCGAAGTGTTGCGCGGCGTGAATCTAAACATGCCGCAGGGCGACATGCTCGCCGTGGTCGGGGAGTCCGGCGCCGGAAAATCGACCTTGCTCTACGTAATCGGAGGACTGGAACACCCGACCTCCGGCCAAGTCTATTTTGACGACCGGCTGGTGAACGGCTCGGCGGACAACGACAGTACCCTCCCGCACGGGAAGACAGACACCACCAGTGAACCGGCGCCGGCCCGGCCGCGTCCATACAAAACCGACGCCGCTCTTTCCGCGTTCCGCAATCGGTCCATCGGCTTCGTGTTCCAATTCCACGGACTGATTCCGGAATTCGATTCCCTGGAAAACACCATGATGCCGGCGTTGATTGCGGGCTTGGATCGCAAAGCCGCCGCCGATCGCGCCACCGAAAAATTGGAAAAACTGGGCCTCGGAGACCGCTTGGCCCATAAGCCGGGCGAACTCTCCGGCGGCGAGCAGCAGCGTGTCGCTTTCGCCCGCGCCCTGGTGATGGAACCGCAACTCATCCTGGCCGATGAACCTACCGGCAACCTCGATATCGCCACGGGCGAGAAATTATGGGACCTTATGTTCAAAATAAATGAAATCTGGCAGGCGAGTTTCATCGTCGTGACTCACAACGAGCGTTTGGCCGGACGACTGCCGCGGGTGTGTCGTTTGACCGACGGCCGACTTGAGGAGGCGTCGTGA
- a CDS encoding ABC transporter permease translates to MRFSRFVGLRFLRPKRRQVALSIISLIALIGVAVGVATLIVVLSVITGFQDDVTEQILGTLSHTVVLSHNGRIEDWRETTKKILQIEGVKAATPFVIGEVMANTADRATGVILRGIDSESASGVNNIAKSMQSGSLEELHEKHSPLTMPGSENSDRKYPGIILGRDLAATLRVFDKEELNVVNPIGDIGPFGVVPKTTKFVIVGEFATGFYDFDTKFAYIDLAEAQKFFDYGDTVTGIELRLDDIWNAQVVADRIRADLGWPFWAKTWQDMNRSLFSALKLEKLVMFVLLGLIVFVASLNIFSVLYMVVMDKQKSIAMLRAMGASARQIRAIVMVQGMFLGLLGSVLGTGIGLFMCWLQIEHKIVKIDPTVYFIDTLPMTLRVSDLAMILVFSLGFIFVATWIPARVAARLDPVRTLRYE, encoded by the coding sequence ATGAGATTTTCGCGCTTTGTCGGTTTGCGATTTCTGCGACCGAAACGCCGCCAAGTGGCGCTTTCGATCATTAGCCTGATTGCGCTTATCGGCGTGGCGGTCGGCGTGGCGACGCTTATCGTCGTGCTGTCTGTAATTACCGGCTTTCAAGACGACGTGACCGAGCAAATCCTCGGCACCTTAAGCCACACCGTGGTCTTGTCGCACAACGGGCGCATCGAAGACTGGCGCGAAACAACAAAGAAAATCCTGCAGATCGAGGGCGTAAAGGCCGCGACGCCGTTTGTCATCGGGGAGGTGATGGCCAACACGGCCGACCGCGCCACCGGTGTGATTTTAAGGGGTATCGATTCCGAATCCGCCAGCGGCGTGAACAACATCGCCAAAAGCATGCAGTCCGGCTCGCTCGAGGAACTACACGAAAAGCACTCGCCCTTGACGATGCCGGGCTCCGAAAACAGCGACCGCAAGTATCCGGGTATCATTCTGGGCCGGGATTTGGCCGCGACGCTGCGGGTCTTCGACAAGGAAGAATTGAACGTCGTCAACCCGATTGGTGATATCGGCCCGTTCGGCGTCGTGCCTAAAACGACCAAATTTGTGATCGTCGGCGAATTCGCGACGGGATTTTACGATTTCGATACGAAATTCGCGTATATCGACTTGGCCGAGGCGCAGAAGTTCTTCGACTACGGCGACACGGTGACCGGCATCGAACTGCGCCTAGACGACATCTGGAACGCGCAGGTCGTGGCCGACCGCATTCGCGCCGACCTGGGCTGGCCCTTCTGGGCAAAAACCTGGCAGGATATGAACCGCAGCCTGTTTTCGGCGCTCAAGCTGGAAAAACTCGTCATGTTCGTCTTGCTGGGCCTCATTGTGTTCGTGGCCTCGCTGAACATTTTCTCGGTGCTCTACATGGTTGTGATGGACAAGCAGAAGAGTATCGCCATGCTGCGGGCGATGGGCGCTTCAGCCCGGCAGATTCGCGCCATCGTCATGGTGCAGGGGATGTTCCTGGGGTTGCTGGGCAGCGTTTTGGGAACCGGCATAGGGTTGTTTATGTGTTGGCTGCAAATCGAACACAAGATTGTGAAAATCGATCCCACCGTGTATTTTATCGACACTCTGCCGATGACGCTGCGCGTGTCGGATCTGGCGATGATTCTGGTTTTCTCGTTGGGCTTCATTTTTGTGGCAACGTGGATTCCCGCCCGGGTGGCGGCACGGTTGGATCCGGTTCGCACCCTTCGGTATGAATAA
- the lysS gene encoding lysine--tRNA ligase codes for MPEDTNKIIEQRREKLAALREMGINPFPTTRPVSHGAGELHQLFGEMSAEELEEAGARVSIAGRIKAIRDFGNAVFADVYDCSGRVQALLIKKIVGPENHKLFKKSADIGDFFWFEGRVAKTRTGELSVAAEDCALLSKALRPLPEKWHGLVDQETRYRQRYVDLIANPDVVEVFRARSEIVRLVRVFFAERDFIEVETPMLQPLAGGANARPFTTHHNALDMELFMRIAPELYLKRLVVGGFERVYEINRNFRNEGISIKHNPEFTMLEFYEAYTTYEKLMELTEELFCFLSESIYGAIEFPYQGQTIKLERPWRRLTMADSVTQFTDLTEADLQNMERMQEFCARHEIIIEGRPSAGRLLNAIFEAKVEDRLIQPTFIYHYPTEISPLARRNDENPEVVDRFELFIYGREIANGFNELADPEDQRQRFLDQLAAKQAGDEEAHEYDGDYIRALEYGLPPTAGEGIGIDRLVMLLTDQPSIRDVILFPLLRKEQS; via the coding sequence ATGCCCGAAGATACTAACAAGATCATCGAGCAGCGCCGCGAAAAACTAGCGGCCCTGCGCGAGATGGGAATCAATCCGTTTCCCACGACTCGCCCGGTAAGCCATGGCGCCGGGGAGTTGCACCAGCTATTCGGCGAAATGAGCGCCGAGGAGCTCGAGGAAGCAGGCGCGCGTGTGTCGATCGCCGGCCGCATCAAGGCCATCCGCGATTTCGGCAACGCGGTTTTCGCCGACGTGTACGACTGCTCAGGCCGTGTCCAAGCCTTGCTGATCAAGAAGATAGTGGGCCCCGAAAATCATAAATTATTCAAGAAAAGCGCAGACATAGGCGACTTTTTCTGGTTTGAGGGGCGGGTGGCGAAAACGCGGACGGGCGAACTGTCGGTGGCCGCGGAGGATTGCGCGCTGCTGTCCAAGGCGCTGCGCCCGCTGCCCGAAAAGTGGCACGGTCTTGTGGACCAGGAAACCCGGTATCGGCAGCGCTACGTCGATTTAATTGCCAACCCCGACGTCGTCGAAGTGTTTCGTGCTCGCAGTGAGATCGTGCGGCTCGTGCGGGTGTTTTTCGCCGAGCGTGATTTCATCGAAGTCGAGACGCCCATGCTGCAACCCCTGGCGGGCGGAGCCAACGCCAGGCCGTTCACCACGCACCACAACGCGCTGGACATGGAACTGTTTATGCGCATCGCGCCTGAACTCTATTTGAAGCGATTGGTCGTCGGCGGCTTCGAGCGGGTCTACGAAATCAACCGCAACTTCCGCAACGAAGGCATCAGCATCAAGCACAATCCCGAGTTCACGATGCTGGAGTTCTACGAGGCCTATACTACCTACGAAAAGCTCATGGAACTCACCGAAGAACTGTTTTGCTTCCTGAGTGAAAGCATTTACGGCGCTATTGAGTTCCCCTATCAGGGGCAGACGATCAAGCTGGAACGCCCTTGGCGGCGACTGACCATGGCCGACTCCGTAACGCAGTTCACCGACCTGACCGAGGCGGACCTGCAGAACATGGAGCGCATGCAGGAATTCTGCGCGCGGCACGAGATCATAATCGAAGGCCGGCCAAGCGCCGGGCGTCTCCTGAACGCGATATTCGAGGCGAAGGTTGAAGATCGGCTGATTCAACCCACTTTCATCTACCATTATCCGACCGAAATCAGCCCGCTGGCACGGCGGAATGACGAGAACCCGGAGGTTGTCGATCGTTTCGAGTTGTTCATCTACGGGCGAGAAATCGCCAACGGTTTCAACGAGTTGGCCGACCCAGAAGATCAACGGCAGCGCTTCTTGGATCAGTTGGCCGCGAAACAAGCGGGCGACGAGGAAGCCCACGAATACGACGGCGATTACATTCGCGCGCTTGAATACGGACTTCCGCCCACGGCGGGGGAGGGGATCGGGATCGACCGACTGGTCATGCTGCTTACCGATCAACCCAGCATTCGGGACGTGATCCTATTTCCGCTCTTGAGAAAGGAACAGTCCTGA